The genomic window CAATGTCTGGAAAATTAACAAGGGCAGGATCGCCTGATGTTGATTTTACTGGAGTTCAAATCGATAATTCAAAAGGTACCTTCAATAATGGAGTATCTAAAGTAGAAGGTCGCTTTTACGGCAAAGGTGCTTCTGCTATGGCTGGTTTTGCCACAATGAATACGACCACTAATGTAGATGACGTTGCGTTTGGTGGGACTAAAAAATAAGTTAGTTAACCTATGATTGGTAGCATTCCATAGATTTGGGATGCTACTTTTATTATGTGATTTGTTTCAATGAAATCCAAGTTTTTTCTTTACTGTACTTTATATGTAATCAGTATAAATTGCCAATCAATTGAAACTCACAACGAGATTTCAAATGATTTTAACGTCCAAACTAAAAACTTTATATCCAATACAAATGAAAATTCGCTTTTGGATACATCATTGATTTCTCAAACACAAAACGCAACCTATATAACAATTAATGGTTCTACTTACTTAGTTCCACATACCGAACATGATTTAAGATTAGCTATTTATCATGCGATTAATGCAAATCTTTGGGGCGATTTATCGGAATTAATAGAAATATATCAGACATTGCCAAACCATCAGAAACAACTGGTTTATATGGCACAGGGGTTGTTGGAACGTAGCCGGGGATATATTAATAAAGCCTTAACTCATATGCAAAGGGCATATGATATTAATAAGGAGGATTTGAGGGTTCAACTTGAGTTAGCAAGACTTTATTTTGAAGACTACAACAATAGACAATCTAAGAAAATATTTAATTCATTAGCTCAAAGTTATGAATTACCGAATTATACGAAGGGGTTGATTAATGAATACCAATCAGCCATTAATTCCCAGTATAAATGGCAAGGTAATATTGGGTTGTCTATTGGTTATGATTCTAATATTAACCAAGGTAATGGTATAAGACAGTGTGTGTTTAATTTTATGGACACCTGTGTTATTTATAGAAATTTACCTCCCCCCATAGGTTCATCATATTTGGGTTTAAATTTTGACTTATCCAAAAGATATGCCTTGTCTGATAATAATGACTTGGAAATATCAGCAAGATTTCAGGGAGCTAAGTATTCTAAGACAGATTCTAAAGCCTTATTTTTAACGGACTATAGTAATTTCTCTTCCTCTGCAAAAATATCTTATATTTATAGGGACAGCGTTAAGAAAATAATGCTTTATCCAGAATTTGAAATATTGCACAAAAACAAATCTACTTATTATCAATCGCCAAGCATTAATTTAAATACTGAAATTCAATTATCACGTCGTTTAAATCTGAACAGCAATTTCTCTTTTAAATGGATTAATTACGAGGGAGAAAACAAAAAGTATTTTGAAGATTATAAACAAGTTAATGTGGGATTAGGGCTTGTATTTGAACCTAGTAAAAATACATTTCTTTATACAAATTTTGATTTTTATCGTAATCTTTATTTAACTAATTATTCCAGCAGTAAAGAGCAATCTATAAGAATCGGAGCTTATAAATACTTATCATCAGGTGTCTATTTGCATGCATTGGCTATGTATCGAGACACTAAAAATGATGTGGCAAATTTTCTGTCAATTGAACCAAGACATGATAATACTAAAATTGCAATCTTAAGTATAGGTTTGCCTAAAATTTCATTTAAAGGTGTAGTGCCAGAATTAAGGTTTAAATACATACAAAATAAAAGCAATATTGATTTTTATATCTATACGCAAAGGGAAATTAGTTTAAATTTAAACTATAGTTTTTAAATAAAACTAAATAAATTAGTTACATATATTTGTATGTTTAATACGTAAAAAGGAATATTTAAAAAATTGGGTGACATCATAATTCACCCAATTCACACTACGTGTTTCACACATAAATAGTATCTAGTAAACAAATTCTTCAGTCAATTTAGATTTAACTATAAGATTGTTATAGCTTGGCGATGAGGAAATTAAGTCATCATGTTTGCCTATACGTTCTACATTGCCATCATTGATAACTACGATTTTGTCGACATTTTGTATGGATTTTAGTCTGTGTGAGATTATTAATACAGTCTTATTTTCTATAAGTTTATTTAGAGATTCTTGGATTTTCTTTTCATTGTCCACATCAAGACTTGATGCAATTTCATCTAAAAGCAATATAGGTGCATTTTTCAAAAATGCCCTTGCTATGGATAGTCGTTGTCTTTCGCCTCCAGATAGTTCGGCACCATTTTCTCCAATTTTAGTGTTAAATCCATCTGGTAGTTTTTCAATAAAATCCATGCAATTAGCTAATTGTGCTGCTTTTATAACTTCTTCATCACTAGCATCAATTTTGCCTATGCGAATATTGTCCATTACCGATAAATCAAATAAGGTAACGTCTTGAAATACCATAGATATATAGTTAAATAATGACTGAGTAGAAATTTCTTTTATATTTACGCCACCTACAAGAATTTCGCCACTATTGTGGTCATAAAGTCTAGAAATGATTCTAAATATACTGGTTTTACCTGATCCACTTGTACCTACAAGTGCGGTAACTTCGTTTTGTTTTGCGGTAAAGGATATGTTATCTAGAACTTTAGTATCTTCACTATAGGAGAAGGAAACGTTTTTAAATTCAATATCAAACGTTTTTAATTCAATATCATTGCCAGTTTGATGAGGGATGTTTTGGATTTCTTTAATCCTCTCAATAGAAGATGAAATATGAAAGGTTTCAAGTATTCCTTCTTTGGATACTGCAACTAAATCTCGCATTTTAATTGCAAGTAAAAGATAACCAAGTAGATATAGAATATTAATTTGACCGTTTATCAGATGATTAATACCTATTACTAATACAAGGCCAATAGAAGTTATAGAAAGAAAATCTGATAATGAAACAATAAGAATGACTAGACTTTCATTTGAAAGTCGGATATTTTCACTGGATTCTAATAATCCATTAATCTTCCTTTTGTTTTCGTTTTGGAGATTAAAACTTGCGATTTCTTTTTGAAGTTCTATAGATTCTTGATAGGAGTCTGATATATCTCTTAATGTGCTAAATAGTAGTACGCTTCGTGTTTTGAAATTTTTCTTAGAGATAAAAAGTAATATTACACTTAGGATTGTAGGAACCATAACAGCCAACCCTAATATAAGATTACCTAATATCGATAAAATTAAAATAATAGGGAAGAATATAGTCATTGCAAGCATTTTAGGGATGGAATGACTTAAAGCATGTTCAATAGCTGCTACATCTGTCATGATTGTTTGAGCGAGATCCGATAGATTATGTTTAGAAAAATATGACAAAGGTAATTTTCTAAGGGTGTCCGCTATATTTAATCTCAGACTAGCACTTTCCTTGTATGTAGCATTAAATGATCGCGTATATTCTAGCTTTAACAAATACCACATCACTATAAGTGTAATTATGGATATAGATATATATAAGAGTGGGTTTTTAATATTTTGAAGTAACAGTTCATCCATCAAGAACAATAAGAGAGTAGGGGGAACCATATTTATAAAATATACCCATAAACTTGAAAGGGTTGCTTTTATAGTGTCCCTAGCACCGTTATCTGTAAGGGCAAATAGGTCTTTAACATAGTTTTTCATTATTTAACCCTCCATTTGTTCGCACTACTATATAGGTTTTGAAGGAAATTGTATTTACTATCTTTTTCTGAAAGTTTATTATGGTTTCCTGTTTCGATTATTTTTCCATTTTCTAAAACGATAATTTCATCAACAGATTTAATGCTTGAGAGTCTGTGGGCAATCATAATTACAGTTTTATCTTTCATAAGATTTTTATATGCTATCTGTAACTCGTGTTCGTTATCCGCATCAATACTTGCACAAGCTTCATCAAGTATGACGATTTTTGCTTTTTTAAGTATTGCACGTGCAATAGATATTCGTTGAATTTCTCCACCAGATAAATACACCCCTTTGGCCCCTATGATTGTGTTTTCTCTTTGGATGAATTTATCGAGAATTACATCGCAACCTGCTTGGCTAAGGGCTTGCATTACTTCTTCATGTGATGCGTTTTTATCTGCAAGCGCCACGTTATCGTAAATTGAAATTTTAAAAAGCTTACTATTTTGAAATACAAAAGTGATAGCGTTAGCAATAGCTTCTTTTGTGTAGGATTCAAGAGGTTTTCCGCCTATTTTTATAACACCACTGTCGACTTTATAAAACCCTGACAGTAGTTTTGCTATCGTTGATTTACCAGAGCCAGAATGTCCAATTAATGCGTATTTTTTTCCTTCTTCAAATTTAAAAGATAAATTTTCAATAACTTTATTTTCGTTATAAGAAAAACTTACGTCTTGCATTTCAATATCGTAATTTGAAAATTCGGTCTCTATACCGTAAGTAAGTTTGTCACTATTCATACCTACAAATAGATTTTCAAGAGAATCAAGGGCAAATTTTGCGTTGAACAGATGCATGTTCATCCACATGATTTTCATAAAAGAGACCATGATCACACCACTTAGAAATGTGATCATTATTAAATCAACAGCAATTTGAAGAGGGTTTGAAATATCATCAATAAATATAGATATGGGAATAATTAAAATTGCTACTAAACCCATTAATATAAGTTGATAGACTGTATAAGGAGTTTTGCAACTTTCTGAGTAGCTATATGCATAATTTGAATAATCAGTTATTGATTTATGTAAATCCTTAAGTGTATCTAGTTGAACAGAAAATATTTTAATAACAGGTATACCACGAACGAATTCAGTGGTTTCAGCACTCATTTTTTGAAGGGAGTCTTGGTATAGTTTCATGAAATGTCCGTCACCCATCATAAATTTGAGTAATAATCCGATAGTAATAGTTAAACCTAGAATTACTAATCCAGTTTCAAGGCTTACATAAAAAGCCAAAACTATGCTTGATATAGGAATGAGTAAAGCTTGAGATGTGTCAGGAATTAGATGGGCAACAGCATTGTGAGTATTACTAGCGTTATCGTCGATAGTTTTCCTAATTGTTCCAGATGGGTTCAAGTCAAAAAATCTAAAACTAGCATCAGTTAAATTTTCCAACCCCTTTTTGCGAAGATTGGACTCAAGTCTAAACCCTAGTTTATGTGAATAAAAACCAGAACCAAAATACGTAAATCCAGCAATAACAAGGGCAATTAAAAAATAGATGGCATATGTTTGTGCAACACTATATTCTGAATGAATAATAACTGAGTCTAGGAATTTATAAATATATAAATATCCAATAACCGTTATACATGCAGAGAGAATAGATAAAAAGATAGAGATATAGAGAAATAATTTATATTCTTGAACGTATCCAATCAGCCTTTTGTAAATACCCATTTTTGTCCTTTTAATCCATCCTGCTTTCTAAAAGTAGGGTAATAGTGATTTAAATGAAAATGATAATCATTCTCATTATAGCAAATAATTCAAATGTACATGACTTAAGTTATTGAGTTGTATATTTGATGCGTATTAACAGAGGGATAAATGAGAGCTTGAGATTGTATTATTTCTTATTAATCGGTATGAGTAGGTTTTGGTGGATAAGTTTTAAATTTATATGCGACTGTAAATAAGAGACTGTAAATAATTTTGTATTTTTTTTACTAACGCAATCCAAATTTTTCTTGATAATACTTAAATCAAATAAAGCTTCTTTAAGACTACTTTTCATAACGTTAGTATTTGCGTGCTTTTCAAGATCGTTTTCAATTATGTGATATTCGTTTTCAAGAATTAAATTGATATTTTCTCATCTATGCATGAGAGTAATTTATTAATGATAAATCTTCTAAAAAAGTTTAATTTTAAAAGAAAACAAGTCGTGTAAATTTGTCTAGTAAATTATCTAGGGAAATTACGAACTTAGTTTCCTGATTTGCTTTGATATCATTCCTCTATTAAAACTAAAGAGAAAATAATATGAACACATTAAATGTAGGGGTTTTTCAAACTTTAGCACTCGCTGTGATAAGTATTTATTTGGGTGAGTATCTACTTAAAAAATTTCCGATTTTTAGAAAATATTGTATTCCTGCGGCGGTGGTTGGTGGCACGATTATTGCCATCATTACTACAATTTTGCACTCACTTAATATTGTAAATTTTAATTTTGATTACAAAGCTATGAATACGTTTTTTTACAATGTGTTCTTTGCAGCTATGGGTTTGGCTGCTAGTTTATCTTTACTCAAAAAGGGAGGGAAGCTTGTACTGATATTTGCCATCTTAGCTGCTGTTTTGGCTATTCTACAAAATGTGCTTGCCCTATACGTGGGTGATGCCATGGGTATGAACCCAATTGTCGCTCTTATGGCTGGATCGACACCGCTAACTGGCGGTCACGGTAACTCCGCTAGTTTCGGTCCTGTAGCTGAAAGCATGGGTGGAGTTGGTGCCGTTGAGGTTGCGGTAGCAGCAGCTACTTTTGGCTTGGTTGCTGGATGTATAATGGGAGGTCCTATTGGGCGTCGTTTAATTGAGAAGAACGGATTGAAATCTTCAGATACTGCGATTATTACTCATACAGAAGCAGTGCAAAATTTTGTAAATTCTAAGAGAGCACATACGGCATTTTTTGCCCTTTTGATAGCCTGCGGTATTGGACAAACTTTGTTTTTTATATTTAAGGAATTATTGCCAGATGTAAAACTTCCTATTCACGTTATGTGTATGTTTGGGGGGATTATCGTGCGTTTCGTGCTCGATGCTAGAAAAGGTGACCATCAAGCATTGTATGAGAGCATAGACATAGTTGGAGCTATTGCACTTTCTGTATTCGTTTCTCTTTCTATTATCACGATGAAGCTATGGCAACTCGCAGATCTTGCCATACCACTAATTACGATTTTGGCTCTGCAACTAGTTTTGATTTATTTCTTTGTTATGTTTGTTACTTACAGAATGTGCGGTAAAAACTACGACAGTGCTATCATTTCCGTTGGGCATGTAGGTTTCGGTTTAGGTGCGGTTCCTGTATCTATGGCTACCATGACATCAGTCTGCTCTAAATATGGTAATTCTAAGATTGCTTATTTTATAGTTCCACTTATTGGTGGTTTTATTAGTAATATCACAAACGCAATTGCGATTACATTCTTCCTTAATGTAGCTAAAGGCATGATGTAAAAGTGATATCAAAATAAGTACCAAAATAAAAACCCAGTTCTTTCGTAGAGCTGGGTTTTTTATCACTTGTTATGCGTTAAATTTAAGGGTTTTGCTTTTTAGCTTCATCTAATAATGTATTTTCCTCTCTAAATGTTTTGTTTGGATGTATAACAAATTTTTTAGTCATTTCTTCTAAATCATTGCTATGATAAAGGTCAAGACATTTGAAAAAATTCCACTCAATACCTGGGGATTCAGTATCTGCAAATAAATTTGAGTAGTCAAGTGCAAGATATTTTTCAACAAGCTTAGTAGTTTCGATGGGAGCTTTTTCTAGATCAAAATAAGTCCATTCTATTAACGCATGATAACTACTAGCAATATCCCTTGTATATATAGGATTTTTTGGAAATGCTTTTACTAAACATTCAGCTAAAACCATATCTTTAAAATTTTGAGCATATGTACGACTGCCAGCTTTTGGTCCAGTTTTAAGGGTTTCCTGTGAGAATCCATTAGGAATTAATGTCAATTGAAAAAGAAATAGAGTTACTATAGATTGAATAGATTTCATTCAAGTTCCCAAAAGTAAACATAATCAACTATTCGATTGCTTAATGGGTCATGAAAGTAACATTTGTCATAACATGTCTCTCCATCAAAGAGAGTAATGTGACCCCTAGCATCCACCTAATTAGATACAATGAATAAAATAATTCCTTTTTTATTTTTTAAATCCAAAGCAGAAAGTGAAGCTCCTTTATAGGATTTAGGTGTACCAAGATTATCTTTCAAAAAATTATATAGATCGAGAATTCTAAAAAAATAATTGTTACCATCTGCTCCAGTTACTGTTTTACCAGCAACGGCTGGAATTTTCATTCCAGAATAGTTGATTATATAACTCATTCTAACTGCACAAGTATTTTTCCATCTATATTTTTCCTCAACCTTATTGATGTTGTAGTCAACTAGCCCTCCAATTAACATAGCAACAAATTTTTGAGGAAATACAGGGTTATAAATTATTTTTGAAAAAATAATAGCTTTACTAAAATCTAATTTTTTTTCATAAACGTCTCTCAAATAACCAATATTATGAGTGATTAATATTAAACTGTAATGAAAAGTGATATCAAAATAAGTTCCAAAATAAAAACCCAGTTCTTAATTAGAGCTGGGTTTTTTATCACTTGTTATGCGTTAAATTCAACTAGCTTTTTGGGCATCAATAACTGCTAGTGCCGATAAATTCACAATCCTTCGTGTAGTTGAGCTAGTAGTCATAATATGTACGGGCTTGCGTGCACCTAAAAGAATAGGTCCCATAGTGATACCATTACCACTAGTCATTTTGAGCAGGTTATAAGAGATATTTCCCGATTCTAAATTTGGCATAATCAGCAGATTAGCTGAACCTTTCAAAGTACTTTCAGGGCAAGCTTCTAACCGTATTCGCTGGCTTAGTGCTGCATCAGCATGCATCTCGCCGTCAATCTCAAGGTCAGGATTTTTAGTACGGACAATCTCAAGAGCTTCAGCCATTTTGCGAGCATTTTTGTTTGTGCGGCTTCCGAAGTTAGAAGTAGCAAGAAGGGCGACTTTAGGCACAATCCCAAATCGACGCATTTCTTCTGAAGCCATCAATGTAATCTCAGCCACAGTCTCTGCATCAGGATCAACGTTTACCTGAGTGTCAGCAAGGAATAGGGTGTCGTTTGGCATGATAATCACGTTCATGGTCGCAAAATGCTTACATCCATCTCGCAAACCAATAATATCGCGTACGTATGCTAGCTGGTTATCCCATCGTGACGATATACCGCAAATCATAGCATCAACTACTCCGAGATCTAGTAATAGAGTGCCTAGCAACGTATTATGCTTGCGTACAATTGCCTTAGCTATAGCTGGAGTCACACCTTTGCGATTATTAAGTTCTAAATATTTTTTCCATGCATCTTCATAATATGGATGATCATCAGGATTCACGATATGGAAGTTTTTACCATCCTCTAGTCGCAATCCGAGCTTGTCTATCTGTTCTTGAATTTTGTGAGGACGACCCACAATATATGGGATGGCAATGCCCTCATCAACAACAGTTTGAGCTGCACGAATCACTCTGTGATCTTCGCCGTCAGCATATACAATTTTTTTAGGTTCATCTTTTGCAAGTTTAAATAAAGGTTGCATTAAATGACCTGATCGATAAACATGCTCTAGCAATTTATCGCGATACTCTTCAAGATTGTCTATAGGCTTACGTGCAACGCCTGAATCCATGGCGGCCTTAGCTACAGCAGGGGCGACTTTAACAATAAGTCGTGGATCAAAGGGTTTAGGAATGATGTACTCGGGTCCGAAATTAAGATCCTGACCCTCGTAAGCAGTTGCAACCTCATCGCTTAGTTCAGCTTGTGCAAGGTCAGCAATTGCATGTACGCAGGCTAATTTCATCTCTTCGTTAATTGTAGTAGCCCCTACATCCAATGCACCGCGGAAAATAAATGGGAAACAAAGAACATTATTTACTTGATTGGGATAATCTGATCTACCTGTGGCAATAATCACATCTGATCGTGCTGCTTTAGCTTCTTCGGGAGTGATTTCAGGGTCTGGATTTGCTAATGCAAGTATTAGTGGGTTTTCAGCCATGGCTTTAACCATTTCAGGTTTGAGAACACCTTTAGCAGAACATCCCAAGAAGGCATCAGCACCTACAATTACATCCGCAAGAGTGCGTGCATCGGTAACTTGAGCATACCGTTGTTTTGAAGGATCCATTTTTTCATCACGACCTTCATATATAACACCTTTAGAATCGCACACGAAAATGTTTTCGCGTGTTAGACCAAGATTTACCATAAGGTCTAGACATGCTATGGCAGCAGCTCCAGCCCCAGAAACGACCATTTTAATTTTAGAAATGTCTTTGTTAACTAGTTTTAATCCATTAATAAGTGCAGCTGATGAAATAATGGCAGTACCATGTTGGTCATCGTGGAACACTGGTATCTTCATGCGTTCGCGGAGTTTCTTCTCTATGTAGAAACACTCTGGAGCTTTGATATCTTCTAGATTAACACCGCCTAGCGTAGGTTCTAGTGCCGCAATAATATCAACTAATTTATCAGGGTCATTTTCAGCAAGTTCAATGTCGAAAACATCAATATTAGCGAATTTCTTAAATAAACAACCTTTGCCTTCCATAACTGGTTTAGAAGCTAGAGGACCAATATTTCCCAAACCTAAAACAGCAGTCCCATTCGAAATTACACCAACTAAATTTGCTCTAGAAGTGTATTTTGCTGCAGCAGATTCCCCCTGATCAAATATCTCCATACATGCGTGTGCTACACCTGGAGAGTATGCAAGGGAAAGATCGTCCTGGTTGGCCATGCTTTTAGTAGGTACAACAGATATTTTTCCTGGGGTCGGAAATTCATGATAGAGTAGGGCTAATTTTTTTGAATCGGTCGACATTAATGGATCCTATGAATTTAAATTTTCATTGTCATAAATTACATGTATTTTAATTCTAAAATTACGTTGTTATGTAATTAGTAATATGTGTGAAGTATACTAATCGCAATTATTAGGGTTTTCCTTAGGGTATCCCTTCTTTTTAGTAACTAAATGTATGGTGTGATATGAAAACGATGAGTGAAAAACGAGAAAACTCGTATTTATTCGGCGGGAATATGTCTTATGTAGAAGAGCAATATGAGATGTACCTCGAGGATCCTTCTTCAGTTGATGAAAGTTGGAAGCAATATTTTGACAAACTATCAAAAGAACCTGCGGTAGACGGCAGCACAAGTTCTAAAGATCAAAACCACACTGCAGTTATTGAAAATCTGGCTCTTATGGCTAGAAATAATACTTTATATTCTCCAGCTCCATCGACAGGAGCTTCAAATTCTAAGCAACACTTAGTTGAAAGATTGATTTCAGCTTATCGCAGGCTTGGTGCTCTTCATGCTCAAGTTGATCCACTTAAACTTCAAGAGCACATGGATGTCCCTGAATTAGATCCTAAATATCATGGTTTAACAGAAGCGGACATGAATCAGACATTCTCGACTGGTGATACTTCATTCGGCAAAGACACTATGACACTTAAGGAATTGATTGATTCACTTAAGGCTACTTACTCAGGAACTGTTGGTGTTGAGTACATGTACATTGCCAACCATGAAGCTAAAAAATGGCTTCAAGATAAATTGGAATCAATTCAATCTAAACCAAGCTATAACAAAGCAGAAAAATTAAATATCCTACAACAACTCACAGAGGCGGAAGGATTAGAAAAATATCTTCATACAAAATATACAGGTCAAAAGCGTTTCTCACTTGAGGGAGGCGAAAGCTTTGTAGTTGGTATGGATGCTGTTGTTCAGCATGCAGCTAAGTTAGGCGTCAAGGAAGTTATAGTAGGCATGGCACACCGCGGTCGTCTAAATATGTTGATCAATATTATGGGTAAATCCCCTGCGATTTTATTTGATGAATTCGAAGGAAAATATGCTACTGACTTAAAAGCAGGTGACGTTAAATACCACAATGGTTTTAATTCTACTATTGATACTGAACACGGTCCTATATTTATCGATTTAGCATACAACCCTTCACACCTCGAAGTGGTAAACCCTGTAGTTGCAGGTACAGCATATGCTCGTCAAGTTCGCTACAACAGCAAAGCTGAAATATTGCCAGTGCTAGTTCATGGTGATGCTGCTGTTATCGGTCAGGGTGTAGTTCAAGAAACACTTAACCTATCACTAGCAAAACACTATAGTAATGCTGGTACTGTTCATATCATTATTAATAACCAGATTGGTTTCACAACTTCACTTAAAGAGGAAGCACGTTCTTCACAATTTTGTACTGATATTGCGAAGATGGTTGATTGTCCTATATTTCACGTAAATGCAGATGATCCAGAGGGCGTAGCATTTGTATGCCAATTAGCGGTAGATTACAGAGCAAAATTTGGCAATGATGTTTTTGTGGACATCGTGTGCTATCGTAAGCTTGGACACAATGAACAAGATACTCCTGCACTAACACAACCTGAAATGTATCGTGCGGTAGCTGCTCATCCTGGTTCTCGCAAAGTTTACGCTGATGCTCTTGCGGCTGAAGGTACATTTACCGCTCAAGAAAGTGACGAATTAGTTGCTAAGTATCGTGCCCTAATGGATAAGGGTGAAAATAATGAAAAAGTTAACAAAGATTATGAAATTGAAAATGCTCCTGATTGGAGTGCATATCAAGGTAATCCGTATATAGATTCTGCTGACACTAAAGTTTCTGCGGAAATTGTTAAAGAGCTAGCACAAAAAATCACTACATTGCCAAAAGATTTCCAACCTCATAAATTAGTTGAAAAACTCATGGCAGACCGCTCTGCT from Taylorella equigenitalis ATCC 35865 includes these protein-coding regions:
- a CDS encoding 2-oxoglutarate dehydrogenase E1 component; this encodes MKTMSEKRENSYLFGGNMSYVEEQYEMYLEDPSSVDESWKQYFDKLSKEPAVDGSTSSKDQNHTAVIENLALMARNNTLYSPAPSTGASNSKQHLVERLISAYRRLGALHAQVDPLKLQEHMDVPELDPKYHGLTEADMNQTFSTGDTSFGKDTMTLKELIDSLKATYSGTVGVEYMYIANHEAKKWLQDKLESIQSKPSYNKAEKLNILQQLTEAEGLEKYLHTKYTGQKRFSLEGGESFVVGMDAVVQHAAKLGVKEVIVGMAHRGRLNMLINIMGKSPAILFDEFEGKYATDLKAGDVKYHNGFNSTIDTEHGPIFIDLAYNPSHLEVVNPVVAGTAYARQVRYNSKAEILPVLVHGDAAVIGQGVVQETLNLSLAKHYSNAGTVHIIINNQIGFTTSLKEEARSSQFCTDIAKMVDCPIFHVNADDPEGVAFVCQLAVDYRAKFGNDVFVDIVCYRKLGHNEQDTPALTQPEMYRAVAAHPGSRKVYADALAAEGTFTAQESDELVAKYRALMDKGENNEKVNKDYEIENAPDWSAYQGNPYIDSADTKVSAEIVKELAQKITTLPKDFQPHKLVEKLMADRSAMGKGEMNLDWGMGEHLAYATLVNEGYPVRLTGEDAGRGTFTHRHAILHDQNPEKHNEVYVPLNNLSDKQARFEANNSVLSEEGALGFEYGYASSEPNGLTLWEGQFGDFVNGAQVIIDQFIASGEAKWGVQCGLVMLLPHGQEGQGPEHSSARIERFLQLCADENMECIQPTNGGQMFHALRRQVLRNIRKPLIVFTPKSLLRNKDASFPLSDLSEGSFKTVIGEVDPEIKAENVKRVLVCSGKVYYDLVNGRKEHNRKDVAILRVEQLYPFPNDAFAAEMDKYSSAPEVVWVQDEPQNQGPWNYILHHVIDNMTENQTLSYAGREASSSPATGYAGVHKAQQKALVEQAFAEKLENVF